The following proteins are co-located in the Aurantiacibacter atlanticus genome:
- the recF gene encoding DNA replication/repair protein RecF (All proteins in this family for which functions are known are DNA-binding proteins that assist the filamentation of RecA onto DNA for the initiation of recombination or recombinational repair.), with product MALDRIILSTFRNHADTRLEDTRQLNLLIGENGAGKTNVLEAISLFAPGRGLRRAALADMAGETGDGGFAISAKLDTGGGTDPVSLGTGMQGQRPGRRIVQVNGAEASAVSLGEWLAISWLTPAMDRIFADSAGARRRYMDRLALALSPGHARHASRYENALRERNKLLSDLPEPEPAWLDSIETQMALAGAQLAQARARLVEALSAELGALPSGPFARPALTHLPGGALEEDAMRDRLHAGRRRDRAAGRTLEGPHRDELQVVMDAKNMPAAECSTGEQKAMLIAMTLAHADLAVRGRPGLLLLDEVAAHLDPLRRDALFERLRDNGSQVWLTGTERSPFQGISADAATWRISDGTAESHCSSN from the coding sequence ATGGCGCTAGATCGCATCATCCTTTCCACCTTTCGCAATCATGCCGACACGCGGCTTGAGGACACACGCCAGCTTAATCTTCTGATCGGGGAAAACGGCGCAGGCAAAACCAATGTCCTGGAGGCAATCTCGCTTTTCGCGCCCGGACGCGGGCTGAGGCGCGCAGCATTGGCAGATATGGCGGGCGAGACCGGAGATGGCGGCTTTGCCATCAGCGCAAAATTGGACACTGGCGGCGGGACTGATCCGGTCTCGCTAGGCACCGGCATGCAAGGACAGCGGCCAGGGCGGCGTATTGTGCAGGTCAATGGTGCCGAAGCAAGCGCGGTCAGCCTTGGCGAATGGCTGGCCATAAGCTGGCTGACCCCTGCAATGGACCGTATTTTCGCTGATAGTGCGGGCGCTCGCCGCCGCTATATGGATCGGCTCGCGCTGGCCCTTTCGCCCGGGCACGCACGCCATGCCAGCCGTTATGAGAATGCACTGAGGGAACGCAACAAGCTGCTTTCCGATTTGCCGGAGCCCGAGCCCGCATGGCTCGATTCCATCGAGACGCAGATGGCGCTTGCCGGGGCGCAATTGGCGCAGGCGCGCGCGCGGTTGGTGGAGGCGTTGTCCGCTGAATTAGGCGCTCTTCCCTCCGGCCCCTTTGCCCGCCCTGCACTCACCCATCTCCCCGGTGGCGCGCTTGAGGAAGATGCCATGCGCGATCGCCTGCATGCCGGGCGACGCCGCGATCGCGCAGCAGGGCGCACTCTCGAAGGGCCACATCGCGATGAATTGCAGGTGGTGATGGATGCCAAGAACATGCCCGCTGCCGAATGCAGTACGGGCGAGCAAAAGGCGATGCTCATCGCTATGACGCTTGCCCATGCCGATCTTGCTGTGCGCGGTCGCCCCGGCTTGCTGTTGCTCGATGAAGTCGCTGCCCATCTCGACCCACTGCGGCGAGATGCCCTGTTTGAAAGACTGCGCGACAATGGATCGCAAGTCTGGCTGACCGGGACGGAGCGCAGCCCTTTTCAGGGCATATCGGCAGATGCTGCCACCTGGCGCATCAGCGATGGAACTGCGGAGAGTCATTGCAGTAGTAACTGA
- a CDS encoding J domain-containing protein encodes MDRESGFVDYYDLLQVDHDCEPRILELAYHYFAKMYHPDNSDTHDASRFHEIVEAYRLLKDPEKRAEYDRSYATEKSESPRSFSLNSDIGIDEETTINDAKIQSNILLRLYKRRRENTSDAGIVGWLLQEKLAVRTPISNFTSGISNLRAMWK; translated from the coding sequence ATGGATAGGGAATCGGGCTTCGTCGATTATTACGACCTGCTGCAGGTCGATCATGATTGTGAGCCGCGAATTCTAGAGCTCGCCTACCATTATTTTGCCAAGATGTATCATCCCGATAATAGCGATACGCATGATGCCAGCAGATTTCACGAAATCGTCGAGGCCTATCGCCTCCTGAAGGATCCGGAGAAGCGCGCCGAATATGATCGGTCCTACGCGACGGAAAAAAGCGAATCCCCCAGATCATTCTCGCTCAACAGTGACATCGGGATAGACGAAGAAACCACGATCAACGATGCGAAGATACAGTCCAATATCCTCCTGCGGCTTTACAAGCGGCGCAGGGAGAACACTTCCGACGCGGGTATCGTCGGCTGGTTATTGCAGGAAAAACTGGCTGTTCGGACGCCAATTTCGAATTTCACGTCTGGTATCTCAAATCTAAGGGCTATGTGGAAATGA
- a CDS encoding arylesterase, whose protein sequence is MSASALVFALAACGAETPVTGQSAEEEETPHEMMPVMGPERVILGFGDSLMAGYGLEQDEGYPERLEAVMRTRGINARIIDAGVSGDTTAAGLQRIAFVLDNLDAEPDLAIVELGGNDLLRSISPEQTHANLKGILDALSARDIPVVLMGMRAPPNYGPAFQNTFDNIYPALAEEYDAALVPFFMEPLVADPELLQSDRIHPKAEGVEEMVARTVDRVIGALPPVDEAAQ, encoded by the coding sequence GTGTCAGCTTCTGCGTTGGTATTCGCGCTGGCTGCCTGCGGGGCGGAGACACCCGTAACCGGGCAGTCTGCCGAGGAAGAGGAAACGCCGCATGAAATGATGCCGGTGATGGGGCCGGAACGGGTCATCCTCGGCTTTGGCGACAGTCTGATGGCGGGCTATGGTCTTGAGCAGGATGAAGGCTATCCCGAACGGCTCGAAGCGGTCATGCGGACACGCGGTATCAATGCGCGCATTATCGATGCGGGCGTTTCCGGAGACACCACGGCGGCAGGTTTGCAACGTATCGCCTTTGTGCTCGATAATCTCGATGCGGAGCCGGACCTTGCCATAGTGGAGCTGGGTGGAAACGATCTGTTGCGCAGTATTTCACCAGAGCAGACGCACGCCAATCTCAAAGGCATTCTTGATGCGCTGTCTGCGCGCGACATCCCTGTGGTGCTGATGGGCATGCGTGCCCCGCCAAATTACGGACCGGCCTTCCAGAATACTTTTGACAATATCTATCCCGCGCTGGCCGAGGAATATGATGCCGCCCTTGTGCCCTTCTTCATGGAGCCGTTGGTGGCGGACCCCGAACTGTTGCAGTCCGACCGCATCCATCCCAAGGCCGAAGGGGTGGAGGAAATGGTCGCCCGGACTGTTGATAGGGTGATCGGTGCCTTGCCGCCCGTGGACGAAGCTGCGCAATAG
- a CDS encoding ABC transporter ATP-binding protein, with translation MTSPLPKSAPVSHVITARDLRLTLGDGDAAVEILRGIDLDVESGETLALLGPSGSGKSSLMAVLSGLERATSGALTVAGEDFTKLDEDALALARRGRIGIVLQAFHLLPTMTSVENVATPLELAGTGGAWQRAAEELEAVGLGHRLTHYPAQLSGGEQQRVAIARAIASRPPLIFADEPTGNLDAATGESVIEMLFNRREETGATLIIITHDRMLAEKCHRVVTLGDGVIASDVTIPARQGV, from the coding sequence GTGACAAGTCCCCTTCCCAAATCCGCCCCTGTTTCCCATGTAATTACTGCACGTGACCTGCGCCTGACCCTTGGCGATGGCGATGCGGCTGTAGAAATCCTGCGCGGAATAGACCTTGATGTGGAGAGTGGCGAAACGCTGGCGCTCCTGGGTCCTTCCGGCAGCGGAAAAAGCTCGCTGATGGCAGTGCTTTCAGGGCTGGAACGTGCAACTTCAGGTGCTCTCACGGTTGCGGGAGAGGATTTTACCAAGCTTGATGAAGATGCGCTGGCACTGGCGCGGCGCGGCCGCATCGGCATTGTGCTTCAGGCGTTTCACCTCCTGCCAACCATGACGTCGGTCGAAAATGTCGCCACCCCGCTAGAACTGGCTGGGACAGGTGGTGCCTGGCAGCGTGCCGCCGAAGAGCTTGAGGCAGTCGGCCTTGGCCATCGGCTTACCCACTATCCGGCGCAGCTTTCAGGTGGTGAGCAACAGCGCGTTGCCATCGCCCGCGCCATCGCATCGCGCCCACCGTTGATCTTTGCTGACGAGCCGACCGGCAATCTGGATGCGGCCACCGGCGAAAGCGTGATTGAGATGCTGTTCAACCGCCGGGAGGAAACCGGCGCGACGCTCATCATCATCACTCATGATCGAATGCTGGCAGAAAAATGCCATCGCGTGGTGACGCTGGGCGATGGCGTGATCGCCAGCGATGTGACAATTCCTGCTAGGCAGGGCGTCTGA
- a CDS encoding ABC transporter permease, with the protein MRNPAISWSKAWGVARRDLSSGFRGLRLLLVCLFLGVGALAAIGSLTSAIQSELDLQGQSLLGGDFEVELWQRPLTEDESVFLAQYGTLSPGYRLQAMASTPDVAVPVELKAVADNYPMYGTLLLEGVGASGAPAGSNAFLAPGAAERLGVSTGDSITIGTQTVTVAGIIAEEPDRLSEGFALGQTIIVPLTLPEQAGLTAVGAMYESKTRLAFDGNHDGEEVEEALREAFPQVPFDTRTADRASPGAERFVSQMGEFLTLVGLAALVIAGIGIGGGVNSYLEARRNSIATFKILGATSRDITRIYALEIGAAALAGSLAGLVVGVAITPILAGALGSLLPVSTGFVIDVWALVRALAFGLLVALVFAAPPLVRARDFPAMALMRARVSPLARQWRGAALPLAIGLGGIAILAIGFSPRPLLSAGFLGGAALTLGFLALLGRAIRAAATRAPRPSNPIIRAALANLHRPGAATGSLVTALGFGLSAFVLLAGVQSSLDGNIQHSVPERAPDYFVLDIPKDGLAQFYTIVTDISPDATVDAVPTMRGSILSYGPEDAPIVVADLEELPEGAWGLSGERGLTYADTLPDGNVVVEGEWWDVGHDGEHLVSIDIDLAQAAGINVGDVITISILGVERSARVANLRRIDWESLGFNNVYVFTPNTLEDTPHNLAATIDFPEGTQAGGLLRSLVDSFPSSSVIEVGPILNEARAILDQVSLAILAAASVAVLAGIAVLLGAIAAARAARIYDTVILRVLGASRGQLLALQFAEFGLLAGVLAGVALTLGSGMAWLIVTQMFEFDWMPDWTEIVAVLAGGLVLVLAFALGASLPLLRARPAQVLRTL; encoded by the coding sequence ATGCGCAATCCTGCTATTAGCTGGAGTAAGGCCTGGGGCGTTGCGCGGCGCGACCTGTCGAGCGGATTTCGTGGATTGCGGCTGCTGCTCGTCTGTCTGTTTCTGGGCGTGGGCGCACTGGCGGCCATTGGTAGCCTGACCTCCGCCATTCAGAGCGAACTCGACCTGCAAGGCCAATCGCTGCTGGGCGGCGATTTCGAAGTTGAATTGTGGCAGCGCCCACTAACAGAGGATGAGAGCGTATTTCTTGCACAATATGGCACGCTGTCCCCCGGTTACCGCCTGCAGGCGATGGCAAGCACGCCCGATGTCGCGGTCCCGGTCGAACTGAAGGCAGTTGCCGATAATTACCCGATGTATGGCACGCTGCTGCTTGAAGGCGTCGGCGCTTCGGGCGCGCCTGCGGGCAGCAATGCATTTCTGGCCCCCGGCGCGGCAGAGCGGTTGGGAGTTTCAACCGGTGACAGCATCACCATCGGTACGCAGACAGTCACAGTTGCGGGTATCATAGCTGAAGAGCCTGACCGGTTGAGCGAAGGTTTTGCCCTTGGCCAGACGATCATCGTCCCCCTCACCCTGCCCGAACAGGCCGGATTGACGGCGGTGGGCGCCATGTATGAAAGCAAAACCCGCCTTGCTTTTGACGGCAATCACGATGGCGAAGAGGTGGAGGAGGCGCTGCGTGAGGCATTCCCCCAGGTTCCCTTCGACACCCGCACTGCTGACCGCGCTTCTCCCGGGGCAGAGCGTTTCGTCAGCCAGATGGGCGAATTTCTGACGCTGGTGGGGCTTGCCGCTTTGGTAATTGCGGGCATTGGCATTGGCGGCGGCGTAAATTCCTATCTGGAAGCCCGGCGCAATTCGATTGCTACCTTCAAGATCCTTGGTGCAACATCGCGCGACATCACTCGCATCTATGCGCTGGAAATCGGCGCGGCGGCGCTGGCGGGGTCACTCGCAGGGTTGGTGGTTGGCGTGGCGATAACACCGATCCTTGCTGGCGCGCTAGGGTCGCTCCTGCCGGTCAGCACCGGTTTTGTAATCGACGTCTGGGCACTGGTGCGGGCACTCGCCTTCGGGCTGCTGGTTGCGCTGGTGTTTGCCGCACCGCCGCTGGTGCGGGCGCGCGATTTTCCGGCAATGGCACTGATGCGCGCCCGCGTATCACCGCTGGCGCGGCAATGGCGCGGAGCCGCGCTACCGCTTGCCATCGGCCTTGGCGGTATTGCCATTCTTGCCATCGGATTTTCGCCGCGACCGCTCTTGTCGGCAGGCTTCCTTGGCGGGGCGGCGCTGACGCTGGGCTTCCTCGCACTGCTGGGTCGCGCGATAAGGGCAGCGGCTACGCGTGCGCCGCGCCCATCCAACCCGATTATCCGTGCCGCGCTGGCCAATCTTCATCGTCCCGGCGCCGCAACCGGTTCGCTTGTCACGGCATTGGGCTTTGGCCTGTCTGCCTTTGTCCTTCTGGCTGGGGTGCAATCCAGCCTTGATGGCAATATCCAGCACTCGGTGCCAGAGCGCGCGCCCGATTATTTCGTGCTCGACATTCCCAAGGACGGGCTTGCGCAATTCTACACCATCGTGACGGATATTTCGCCCGATGCCACCGTCGATGCGGTGCCCACCATGCGCGGATCTATCCTCTCCTATGGCCCCGAAGATGCGCCGATCGTAGTCGCCGATCTGGAAGAATTGCCCGAAGGTGCATGGGGACTGAGCGGAGAGCGCGGACTGACCTATGCCGATACGCTGCCCGATGGAAACGTCGTGGTCGAAGGCGAGTGGTGGGATGTGGGTCATGATGGCGAGCATCTGGTTTCCATCGACATTGACCTGGCACAGGCGGCGGGCATCAATGTGGGCGATGTCATCACCATTTCGATCCTCGGCGTGGAACGCAGCGCCCGTGTTGCCAATCTGCGGCGGATCGACTGGGAAAGCCTCGGCTTCAACAATGTCTATGTCTTCACCCCCAATACTCTGGAAGACACACCGCATAATCTGGCGGCAACGATTGATTTTCCGGAAGGCACGCAAGCGGGCGGCCTGCTGCGCAGCCTGGTCGACAGCTTCCCATCCTCCAGTGTGATCGAAGTTGGTCCTATTCTTAATGAGGCGAGAGCGATCCTTGATCAGGTTTCACTGGCTATTCTGGCCGCTGCCTCTGTCGCGGTCCTGGCGGGGATCGCTGTGCTGCTCGGCGCGATTGCCGCAGCGCGCGCTGCACGAATTTATGACACAGTCATCCTGCGCGTTCTGGGGGCGAGCCGCGGGCAATTGCTGGCACTGCAATTTGCTGAATTCGGCCTGTTGGCAGGCGTTCTGGCAGGCGTGGCGCTGACGCTGGGTTCCGGCATGGCGTGGCTGATCGTCACGCAGATGTTCGAATTTGACTGGATGCCCGATTGGACAGAGATCGTTGCCGTCCTGGCTGGCGGATTGGTGCTGGTGCTGGCCTTCGCTCTTGGTGCTTCGCTTCCGCTACTGCGCGCCCGCCCGGCACAGGTGCTGCGCACGCTTTAG
- a CDS encoding DUF805 domain-containing protein encodes MEWMILPLKRYADFRGRSRRREFWLFMLFYSVVTIALFTFFIAGLAWTDIGRDATTQLSNIGGPFLLGGAIFLIWYLATLIPMLAVTVRRLHDRGLSGWWYGGLLIAGFVPLVNLLILPGYLALLIFLCLDGEKGANKWGPDPKDPGEASVFR; translated from the coding sequence ATGGAATGGATGATACTCCCGCTCAAACGCTATGCCGATTTCCGTGGCCGTTCGCGGCGCAGGGAGTTCTGGCTGTTCATGCTGTTCTACTCGGTTGTGACAATTGCTTTGTTCACCTTCTTCATCGCCGGTCTCGCCTGGACTGACATCGGGCGCGATGCCACTACGCAACTCTCGAATATCGGCGGGCCATTTTTGCTCGGCGGGGCGATATTTCTAATCTGGTATTTAGCGACGCTAATCCCGATGCTGGCAGTCACGGTCAGGCGGCTACACGATCGGGGGCTGTCGGGTTGGTGGTATGGTGGATTGCTGATTGCAGGCTTCGTTCCGCTGGTGAACCTCCTTATTCTACCCGGCTATCTCGCACTGCTCATATTCTTATGCCTTGATGGGGAAAAAGGGGCCAATAAATGGGGCCCCGATCCGAAGGACCCGGGCGAAGCGAGCGTTTTTCGCTGA
- a CDS encoding RDD family protein, with amino-acid sequence MPYAGFWIRVGAYIIDAIVLAVVGGIIGGLFGGAAGSANDPMGFMAGGSLLLNLISIVIGIGYFAGMESSSWQATLGKKVLGLVVVDENGQRISLAKGIGRYFGKILSALIVLIGFIMVAFTEKKQGLHDMLAGTLVLKGAPGEYGTAGVFD; translated from the coding sequence ATGCCATATGCCGGTTTCTGGATCAGAGTAGGCGCCTACATCATCGATGCCATCGTCCTTGCGGTAGTGGGTGGTATCATCGGCGGTCTCTTCGGCGGTGCGGCCGGTTCAGCCAATGATCCAATGGGGTTCATGGCCGGCGGCAGCCTATTGCTGAACCTGATCAGCATTGTCATCGGCATTGGCTATTTTGCCGGTATGGAAAGTTCATCTTGGCAGGCGACACTGGGCAAGAAGGTGCTGGGCCTCGTCGTGGTCGATGAAAACGGCCAACGCATCAGCCTTGCCAAAGGCATCGGGCGTTATTTTGGCAAGATCCTTTCTGCGCTGATCGTGCTGATCGGCTTTATCATGGTCGCCTTCACTGAAAAGAAGCAGGGTCTGCATGATATGCTGGCAGGAACGCTTGTTCTGAAGGGCGCACCGGGCGAATATGGCACTGCGGGCGTTTTTGATTGA
- a CDS encoding TonB-dependent receptor, producing MATKSRSLRAGTIAENGSAHLAPGREMENSMKKLCAGNAGVSRNLLCSVAAAALFMPGLAFAQDEADAGQDVYPEAGGEEAAQGNRIVVTATKREATLQEIPVAVSVTGAETLERDQIRDIRDLQTVVPSLTVGQRQSSANTGFFIRGFGNGANNAGIEPSVGVFIDGVYRSRTASSISDLPNVQRIEVLRGPQSTLFGKNASAGVVSVVTQEPQFDFGGSAELTYGNYDNIVARAYVTGPLEDSVAVSIATGLASRDGFFDDLNTGNSANNRDRWFVRGQALIDNGSNLSLRIIADYDSIDEICCGAVNAQSGPPVLAILGAGGQVTDPNNPFADIVVNNFDSTNDIENHGISGQLDYDFGEFTFTSITSSRTTEAVTFQDSDFSSADLIYPNSQDLRIDTFTQEFRLAGSIGDRVDLLLGVFYINEDVDQSNQLLYGADFRNYADLLIQSATDGAFTVSSLEQVFSASYGENFIDTFFLEGQGFTEAYTLDSEAYSIYGQVDFEIFDGLVLTLGGNYTDDSKTFTQEAVSTAVFSSIDFDSPQLAPFRGQVLTQGAIAATVGAQLNLGRSATAAEVQAFATDPATAPFFPTIQAGAQAFAAANVNNPDANPLNPLRALQFLPQFVNLPNSVEDGKVGDDNFSYTVRLAYDVTRDVNIYASYATGFKASSINLSRDSRPALADQAAIVAAGLDQPNQTYGSRFAGPEESEVIEVGVKANFDLASINLTVFDQKIKGFQSNIFTGSGFVLANAGSQSTFGVELESQIFLTPAFTINAAVNYLDPKFDSFVQSAQGDISGSTPAGIPEWTVIAGAQYEADVGGGLLVPRINYRWSSEYQLVEGLPNFAVRAPDGTIVDGQPAIDAGLPFTGRQNNLTASLTYECDCGFQLSVWGRNILDDRYFGTVFDSPAQPGNVSGYPNDPATYGVTGRFRW from the coding sequence ATGGCGACCAAGAGTAGGTCGCTCCGGGCAGGAACGATTGCCGAAAACGGCAGCGCCCACCTTGCTCCGGGGAGAGAGATGGAGAATTCGATGAAAAAGCTTTGTGCCGGCAACGCCGGTGTTTCGCGCAATCTGCTGTGCAGCGTTGCTGCTGCGGCTCTGTTCATGCCAGGCCTCGCCTTCGCACAGGATGAAGCGGATGCCGGTCAGGACGTTTATCCCGAAGCGGGCGGCGAGGAAGCGGCACAGGGCAACCGGATTGTTGTTACCGCAACCAAACGTGAAGCCACCTTGCAGGAAATTCCCGTCGCCGTGTCGGTGACAGGGGCGGAAACGCTGGAGCGTGATCAGATCCGCGATATTCGCGATCTGCAGACGGTCGTTCCTTCGCTTACAGTCGGCCAGCGCCAGTCGAGCGCAAACACGGGCTTCTTCATCCGCGGTTTCGGTAATGGGGCCAACAATGCCGGCATTGAACCTTCGGTCGGAGTTTTCATTGATGGCGTCTATCGCAGTCGCACCGCCTCCTCCATCAGCGACCTGCCCAATGTGCAGCGTATCGAGGTGTTGCGCGGACCCCAGTCGACCCTGTTTGGTAAAAACGCTTCTGCCGGCGTCGTCTCTGTCGTTACGCAGGAGCCGCAGTTCGACTTCGGCGGTTCTGCCGAGCTAACCTATGGCAATTATGACAATATTGTAGCCCGTGCCTATGTCACCGGGCCGCTCGAAGATTCCGTGGCGGTCAGCATTGCGACTGGCCTTGCCTCACGCGATGGCTTCTTTGATGATCTCAATACCGGCAATTCAGCGAATAATCGTGATCGCTGGTTCGTGCGCGGCCAGGCGTTGATCGACAATGGTTCGAACCTCAGCCTGCGCATTATTGCCGATTATGACAGCATCGATGAAATCTGCTGCGGGGCGGTGAACGCACAAAGTGGTCCGCCAGTGCTGGCAATCCTTGGTGCGGGCGGTCAGGTGACTGATCCCAATAATCCCTTTGCCGATATCGTGGTCAACAATTTCGACTCGACCAATGACATCGAAAACCACGGTATTTCCGGGCAGCTCGATTATGATTTCGGTGAGTTCACCTTCACCTCGATCACGTCCAGCCGCACGACCGAAGCCGTGACGTTCCAGGATTCGGACTTCTCCAGCGCCGATCTGATCTACCCCAATTCGCAGGATTTGCGGATCGATACCTTCACCCAGGAATTCCGCCTGGCGGGTTCCATCGGGGATCGTGTCGACCTGCTGCTGGGCGTGTTCTACATCAATGAGGATGTCGATCAGTCCAACCAATTGCTCTACGGAGCTGATTTCCGCAATTATGCCGATCTGCTGATTCAGTCGGCAACGGACGGGGCCTTCACCGTATCATCGCTGGAGCAGGTGTTCAGCGCCAGCTACGGTGAGAACTTCATCGACACATTCTTCCTTGAAGGGCAGGGCTTCACCGAAGCCTATACGCTCGACTCGGAAGCTTACTCGATTTACGGTCAGGTCGATTTCGAGATCTTTGATGGTCTCGTGCTGACGCTGGGTGGCAATTACACCGATGACAGCAAGACTTTCACGCAGGAAGCGGTATCTACCGCCGTGTTCTCCTCGATCGACTTCGATTCTCCGCAACTTGCGCCGTTCCGCGGGCAAGTGCTGACCCAGGGCGCCATAGCGGCCACCGTCGGCGCGCAGCTGAATCTGGGCCGTTCGGCAACTGCGGCAGAGGTGCAAGCCTTTGCCACAGACCCGGCGACCGCACCTTTCTTCCCCACGATCCAAGCCGGTGCGCAGGCCTTTGCAGCGGCCAATGTCAACAATCCGGACGCCAACCCGCTCAACCCGCTCCGCGCGCTGCAATTCCTGCCGCAATTCGTCAATCTGCCAAACTCGGTTGAAGACGGGAAGGTTGGCGATGACAATTTCAGTTACACTGTGCGGCTGGCCTACGATGTCACCCGGGATGTAAATATCTACGCCAGCTATGCGACCGGCTTCAAGGCAAGTTCTATCAACCTGTCGCGCGATTCCCGTCCGGCGCTGGCGGATCAGGCTGCCATTGTTGCAGCTGGACTGGACCAGCCGAACCAGACCTATGGCTCGCGTTTTGCTGGACCGGAAGAGTCCGAGGTGATTGAAGTTGGCGTGAAGGCCAATTTCGACCTAGCATCGATCAACCTCACTGTGTTCGACCAGAAAATCAAGGGCTTCCAGTCCAACATCTTCACCGGCTCGGGCTTTGTCCTTGCCAATGCAGGCAGCCAGTCCACCTTCGGCGTGGAGCTTGAAAGTCAGATATTCCTTACCCCTGCATTCACGATCAATGCCGCAGTGAACTATCTCGATCCCAAGTTCGATAGCTTCGTGCAGTCGGCACAGGGCGACATTTCGGGCTCCACCCCCGCAGGCATCCCCGAATGGACAGTGATCGCAGGCGCGCAATATGAAGCGGATGTTGGCGGCGGGTTGCTTGTCCCGCGGATCAACTATCGCTGGTCCTCGGAATATCAACTGGTCGAGGGCCTGCCCAATTTCGCGGTGAGAGCTCCAGATGGCACGATCGTTGACGGGCAGCCCGCTATTGATGCAGGCTTGCCGTTCACCGGTCGCCAGAACAACTTAACAGCCTCGCTCACTTATGAGTGCGATTGCGGCTTCCAGCTCTCGGTCTGGGGTCGCAACATTCTGGATGATCGGTATTTTGGCACCGTCTTTGACAGCCCTGCACAGCCGGGCAATGTGTCGGGTTACCCCAATGACCCAGCAACATATGGCGTAACTGGCCGCTTCCGCTGGTAG